A window of Hevea brasiliensis isolate MT/VB/25A 57/8 chromosome 14, ASM3005281v1, whole genome shotgun sequence contains these coding sequences:
- the LOC110660316 gene encoding chaperone protein dnaJ GFA2, mitochondrial isoform X1: protein MVRSYGVKLVAWLARRSPSSNLFEDSANSVYKSLLNGNCRGLSTGVCNPGWVIGKYTPKNVNHKNWLLLGSLNANICTTRSIHGSAYMSGDYYDVLGVSKNATSSEIKKAYYALAKKLHPDTNKDDPEAEKKFQEVSKAYEVLKDDEKRAQYDEVGHDAYERNLNGDFHPGGPGFDNPFDSFFRMDDIFGNIFKQKLGGQDVKVAVELSFMEAVQGCTKTITFQADTVCEACYGEGIPPGVKPEMCKRCKGTGMVFTQKGFFSIQHTCNQCGGTGQTVSSFCKTCNGRRVVRGTKSVNLDIMPGVDDNETIKVPRSGGADPDRNQPGDLFVTIRVREDPVFRREGSNIHVDAVLSVTQAILGGTIQVPTLTGDVVLKVRAGTQPGQKVVLKKKGVKARGSYSFGDQFVHFTVNIPTNLTPRQRELIEEFAKEEQGEYDKCAAGASG, encoded by the exons ATGGTTCGCTCTTATGGCGTCAAGCTTGTTGCTTGGCTCGCTCGCCGCTCTCCCTCATCCAACCTTTTCGAAGATTCTGCTAATTCT GTATATAAGAGTCTGTTAAATGGGAATTGTAGGGGATTGAGTACTGGGGTTTGCAACCCTGGTTGGGTTATTGGCAAGTACACTCCTAAAAATG TTAACCACAAAAACTGGTTGTTATTGGGATCTTTGAATGCCAATATTTGCACAACGAGGTCAATTCATGGCTCTG CTTATATGTCAGGAGATTATTATGATGTACTTGGAGTTAGCAAGAATGCAACTTCATCTGAAATAAAGAAAGCTTATTATGCG CTGGCAAAGAAACTCCATCCTGATACAAATAAAGATGATCCTGAAGCTGAAAAGAAGTTTCAAGAAGTTTCGAAGGCTTATGAG GTTTTGAAAGATGACGAAAAGCGTGCACAATATGATGAG GTTGGCCATGATGCATATGAACGTAATCTCAATGGAGATTTTCATCCTGGTGGACCAGGATTCGATAATCCATTTGATAGCTTCTTCAGAATGGATGAC ATATTCGGCAACATATTTAAGCAGAAGCTTGGCGGCCAAGATGTCAAG GTTGCTGTTGAGCTATCCTTCATGGAAGCTGTTCAGGGATGCACCAAAACTATCACATTTCAAGCTGATACAGTTTGTGAAGCTTGTT ATGGAGAAGGTATTCCTCCTGGGGtaaaacctgaaatgtgtaagCGCTGTAAAGGCACTGGCATG GTGTTTACCCAAAAAGGATTCTTTAGTATTCAACATACTTGTAATCAGTGTGGTGGAACTGGGCAAACTGTATCG AGTTTTTGCAAGACATGCAATGGACGTAGAGTAGTGAGAGGAACAAAGTCTGTCAATTTGGATATTATGCCAG GAGTGGATGACAATGAAACCATAAAGGTGCCAAGAAGTGGTGGAGCAGACCCAGATAGAAATCAACCTGGTGATCTATTCGTAACCATCAGG GTTCGGGAAGATCCTGTTTTCCGTAGAGAAGGCTCTAACATTCATGTGGATGCTGTTTTGAGTGTTACTCAG GCAATTTTGGGGGGAACCATCCAGGTCCCTACTCTCACAGGAGATGTTGTACTTAAG GTCCGGGCTGGCACCCAGCCTGGCCAGAAGGTGGTCCTCAAGAAAAAAG GGGTTAAAGCTCGTGGCTCTTACTCTTTCGGTGACCAATTTGTGCACTTCACTGTCAACATTCCAAC GAACTTGACTCCAAGACAACGGGAATTGATTGAAGAGTTTGCCAAAGAAGAACAGGGTGAATATGATAAGTGTGCTGCTGGAGCCTCTGGGTAA
- the LOC110660316 gene encoding chaperone protein dnaJ GFA2, mitochondrial isoform X2: MVRSYGVKLVAWLARRSPSSNLFEDSANSVYKSLLNGNCRGLSTGVCNPGWVIGKYTPKNVNHKNWLLLGSLNANICTTRSIHGSAYMSGDYYDVLGVSKNATSSEIKKAYYALAKKLHPDTNKDDPEAEKKFQEVSKAYEVLKDDEKRAQYDEVGHDAYERNLNGDFHPGGPGFDNPFDSFFRMDDIFGNIFKQKLGGQDVKVAVELSFMEAVQGCTKTITFQADTVCEACYGEGIPPGVKPEMCKRCKGTGMVFTQKGFFSIQHTCNQCGGTGQTVSSFCKTCNGRRVVRGTKSVNLDIMPGVDDNETIKVPRSGGADPDRNQPGDLFVTIRVREDPVFRREGSNIHVDAVLSVTQAILGGTIQVPTLTGDVVLKVRAGTQPGQKVVLKKKGT, encoded by the exons ATGGTTCGCTCTTATGGCGTCAAGCTTGTTGCTTGGCTCGCTCGCCGCTCTCCCTCATCCAACCTTTTCGAAGATTCTGCTAATTCT GTATATAAGAGTCTGTTAAATGGGAATTGTAGGGGATTGAGTACTGGGGTTTGCAACCCTGGTTGGGTTATTGGCAAGTACACTCCTAAAAATG TTAACCACAAAAACTGGTTGTTATTGGGATCTTTGAATGCCAATATTTGCACAACGAGGTCAATTCATGGCTCTG CTTATATGTCAGGAGATTATTATGATGTACTTGGAGTTAGCAAGAATGCAACTTCATCTGAAATAAAGAAAGCTTATTATGCG CTGGCAAAGAAACTCCATCCTGATACAAATAAAGATGATCCTGAAGCTGAAAAGAAGTTTCAAGAAGTTTCGAAGGCTTATGAG GTTTTGAAAGATGACGAAAAGCGTGCACAATATGATGAG GTTGGCCATGATGCATATGAACGTAATCTCAATGGAGATTTTCATCCTGGTGGACCAGGATTCGATAATCCATTTGATAGCTTCTTCAGAATGGATGAC ATATTCGGCAACATATTTAAGCAGAAGCTTGGCGGCCAAGATGTCAAG GTTGCTGTTGAGCTATCCTTCATGGAAGCTGTTCAGGGATGCACCAAAACTATCACATTTCAAGCTGATACAGTTTGTGAAGCTTGTT ATGGAGAAGGTATTCCTCCTGGGGtaaaacctgaaatgtgtaagCGCTGTAAAGGCACTGGCATG GTGTTTACCCAAAAAGGATTCTTTAGTATTCAACATACTTGTAATCAGTGTGGTGGAACTGGGCAAACTGTATCG AGTTTTTGCAAGACATGCAATGGACGTAGAGTAGTGAGAGGAACAAAGTCTGTCAATTTGGATATTATGCCAG GAGTGGATGACAATGAAACCATAAAGGTGCCAAGAAGTGGTGGAGCAGACCCAGATAGAAATCAACCTGGTGATCTATTCGTAACCATCAGG GTTCGGGAAGATCCTGTTTTCCGTAGAGAAGGCTCTAACATTCATGTGGATGCTGTTTTGAGTGTTACTCAG GCAATTTTGGGGGGAACCATCCAGGTCCCTACTCTCACAGGAGATGTTGTACTTAAG GTCCGGGCTGGCACCCAGCCTGGCCAGAAGGTGGTCCTCAAGAAAAAAG GAACTTGA